The genome window TACGATAAAATCATCAAAGCCATCGCCATTAACATCGCCCGCACCTGAGACGGACCAGCCGAAGTGAATCCCTCCACTATCACCATCTAACGCATAAAGTACGGAACCATCAAATCCTGAATAGACTTTTACACTTCCAGAAAGCGAGCCATTATTATCATCTCCATTAGCTCCGACCATAAAGTCCCCAAAGCCGTCACCGTTTACATCGCCTGCATCTGAAACGGATCTCCCGAATGAATCATCTACATTATCGCCAACGTAAGAGTAGAGAACCGTGCCATTAAAGCCTGAGTAGACTGTGGCTCTACCAGCGTTGTTGTTTCCAGTGCTGTCATCGTTAGGGGCTCCAATAATTAAATCTGCAAAGCCGTCACCGTTCACATCCCCTGCTCCTGAGACTGACCAGCCGAAGTAGCTATTGACGACTCCTCCTCCAAATCCATGGAGGATTGTGCCATCAAAACCTGAGTAGACTCGTGCACTACCTGTATTGGAACTACCAGTCAGTGGAGCTCCAACAATGAAATCATCAAACCCATCACCGTTCACATCGCCTGCTCCTGAGACCGAATAGCCGAATCTGTCATCAGCACTCCCTCCGTTGTAGGTATAGAGAATTGCGCCATCAAACCCAGAAAGAACACGCGCACTACCAGACAAGAATCCGTTATTTTCGTCTCCCCAAGCTCCGACAATCAGATCATCATATCCATCCCCATTCACATCACCCGCACCTGAGACTGAATAGCCAAGCCAATCCTGTGCATCATCACCATTAAAGGTGTAGAGGGTCTCGTAAGCGTTCCCTGTTTGAGCAAAAGAGGGGCATGAAAATAAGAATGGGACGAAAGAAATAAAAATAAGAATAATCAATCGCTGGAACATTTGTAAGAGCTCTCCGTACTTAATACTACCACCGCAAAAGTCTTCCCTCGCGGACTCTTCTCACTGCGTAAGGTTTCTAAGAGAATGGGACGGGAGTGCCAGTAATGCGAAGTATTCACTCTGTACAGTTGCTACTATCAGCAGCTACTATCAGCGACGCTAAACTTCACCTGAATGCCCAAGAAATCCCCACCAAAACCCCAGCAATATAATAGCTATTGAATACCTCTAATCAAATTGAATTTCATAGAGAAAAGGCTCGAAGCACTCATTCATCTCAAAGCCCAAAAAAATTCAGGGACTTATAAATCAACAGATAAACGTAGCCTCGTCTTACGATCAAACCATAATCGTAACACGTACCGAGCAGAAACGGCTGGTATGATTGATTATTTGATGTTGGTAAACTTGTTCAGAACGAGGAATAAGAGCTAAAAAAACTTTCGACTGGATATCTTTGATTCAGTTCGAGAATGCAGACGAAGTGATGCGTGCTCTCACGGATCTCGAAAGAGTGGCAAATCTCCTCGGATCTAGTCCATGGATTTCTACGGTGCGTACGTTTTGCGAGCGATACTCCTATACCGCTATCTTGAACTTTATATGCGGATGCGCCTCATAGCCCTCTATCGAAATATCCTCATACTCGAATTCAAAGATATCTCTGACTTCAGGGTTGAGAGTTACACGAGGTAACGGCAATGGCTCTCGGTTAATCTGCTCTCTTGCCCCCTCAACATGATTTGAATAAATGTGCACGTCACCAAAGGTATGGATGAACTCATACGGCACTAAATTCGTTACCTGCGCTACCATCATCAACAATAAAGAGTAACTCGCTATGTTAAAGGGAACCCCCAACATGAGATCGGCTGAACGCTGGTAAAGCTGTAAACTCAACCGATCACCCTTCACATAAAACTGCATTAAAGAATGACACCCCTGAGGCGAAACCTTTGGTTGATCAGCCGGATTATACGCAACCACTAAGTGACGCCGACTATACGGATCCTCCTTGAGCCTTTGAATCAGATTGGTTATTTGATCAACTTCCCCATCTGGCCCCTCCCAACGCCGCCATAATTTTCCGTAAATGGGTCCAAGCTCTCCCGATTCATCCGCCCACTCATCCCAAATCGTTACTCCACGCTCGTTTAGCCACTTCGTATTCGTGCTCCCCTTAAGAAACCAGAGCAACTCAATGATTATCGAACGCAAATGTAACTTCTTCGTAGTGACCATTGGAAAACCGTCCGCCATTAAGAAACGTAATTGCCTTCCAAAAACAGAATAAGTCCCAACCCCAGTTCTATCAGTTCGGAATCCACCCTCATCAGGTGCGCCGTTGTCTAAAACATCACGTACAAGTGTTAGATACTGGTCCACTAGCCTTACTCCTCCTCAAGTTTTGCCCTAATCTCGCCCAGATCATGACTCGGGGTCAAGCACCGCCCGTCCTCACAGAGATAAAAAATGGATGAATCACTTTCTCCCGTAGCAAGCTCTTTCAAGGCTGGAATCAGAGCGTAGTCCTCCCCGTGAGAAAGTACAGCAAAAATCGACAATTGAGCCCGAAACGGTGCAAATTCTCTTACGACTTCGGTTCGATCGTCTTCGGAAGCTGCCATTACCACTAACTCCTTTCCGTTGGAGACGCTCAACCCAGCCATAACAGCCGTCGGAGCTGCACTTGGAGCACGCTCAAAAACTCGCTGGTATCCCTCCTGAAGTCTCTCTCTCTTCAAACGCAAGGTCTCATCCCAAAAATAGAGCGATAATCTGTGGAGATTGGAAATGCTCGCCGCATTTCCACTCGGAATCGGGCCATCGAATAAAGGATATCGCTCTACGATCAAATCAGCTGCAACACTAAACCTATACAGCCCCTCCTTCTCACTCCAAAATAGTTCATCCTGCTTTTTCTGAAAATTACGCGCCTTCAAAAGCCACTTCGGTTGACCCGTCAGTTCAAAAAGTTCTATCAAAGCTGAGATGACAAACGCGTAATCCTCCAGACATCCTACACCGCCTCGTCTCTCACCTTTCGCAGAGCTGGTACAGAGCTCATCAGCGTCTCCTCCGAGATCTATCAGAAAGCTCCCTAGCTCCTGAGCCCTCTTCTTATAAATCGGCTCATTCAGAACAAATGCCGCCTCTACAAGCGCCGTTAATAAGAGCCCGTTCCAAGCCGTGAGGATCTTTGTGTCCCGATGCGGGCGTTCACGATAAGAGCGAAGCCGTTGTAAGGTTGCCTTCGATGAGAATGGGAATCGGCTCTTCCACGGTGAAAATTTCTGAAGAAATAAAACCGTTCGCCCTTCAAAGTTCCCCTCTGGCAGAATCTCAAAGCGTTGAGAGAGTCCTAAGAACTCATCAGCCGTGAGCGCGTGCTTCAACGCATCATAATCCCAAAGATAAAACTCACCCTCTCTACCAACTTCCCCCGCATCTTCAGCAGCATAATATGCTCCACATGCAGCATCACGCATCTCAGTCTCAAGATACTCAAGTGTTTCTCGAGCGACTTCCAGAAAGTCATCACGGTCAAGCACTCTACCAGCTTTCAGATACGTAGTGGCCAGTAATGCGTTGTCATACAGCATCTTTTCGAAGTGTGGCACTTTCCACTCAGCATCAACTGAATATCGAGCAAACCCTCCGCCAAGATGATCATACAACCCACCCGCTGCCATCCGCTCAAGAGAACACTCAAGCGCACCCCGAGCTTCCTCTTCACCAGTCAGACGATAGAAATCAGCATAGACGTCCAACAGCCTTGCAGATGGAAACTTTGGAGCCTGTCCAAAGCCACCCCATACAGAGTCGTAACGCTTTAGTGACTCCTCAACGGAACGCCTGGCTGCCTGCAAAGGCTCGGTGCGAGCCGTAGCACTTGGTGCGGTCTCAAACTGAATAGCCGAAGTAACTCGATCCGCTGCTGCTTCAATCTTCTCTCTATCTGACTGCCACCGACTTGATACCTCTTTCAGAAGCGGGATGAACTGCTCGCGCGCAATATACGTGCCCGCCCAAAACGGCCGTCGGTCACCCGTTAAGAAAACACTCATTGGCCAACCGCCGTGACCCGTCATACCCACAAGTGCATCCATGTAAATCTGGTCAATATCGGGGCGCTCCTCTCGGTCTACCTTGATTGAGATAAATTTTCCGTTCAAAGCGTCCGCTACTTCCTGGTGCTCAAAGCACTCCTGCTCCATCACATGACACCAATAACAAGTCGAATATCCAATAGAGAGAAAGACTGGCAAATCCCGCTGACGGGCAGAGGCAAACGCCTCTTCTCCCCACGGAAACCACCAGATTGGATTGTTAGCATGCTGCAAGAGGTAGGGGCTTACCTCAGTTCCCAGCTTGTTAAGATTGTCATTCATAACCGAGCGTTCGCACTAATCTCTAAAATTCGTGAACTGGAGCTCAAGATCTGGCGCCTCCTCACGAAGCACCGCCATCACCGATTGGAGATCGTCTCGCTTCTTTCCGGTTACCCTGAGCTGCTCTCCTTGGATCTGAGACTGTACCTTCATCTTCTTCGACTTTATAAGCTTCACCATTTTGCGAAGCTCTTCATCCTTCAGCCCATTTTTTACCCGCACGATCTGCCGGAGCATATCTCCTCCAGCAGGCTTTGCTTCTTCAAAATCTAACAACTTTAAACTCACATTACGCTTTGCCAATTTCAGCTTTAGGATCTCAACAACTGCCTTTAGCCGCATCTGATCATCGGCAAGCATGGTAATCTCTAGCTCGTTAAGACTAAGACTCGCCTTGCTTCCCTTAAAGTCATACCGCGTCTGCATCTCTCGCACAGCTTGATCTACTGCATTTCTCACTTCGTGTTGATCCGCTTCACTTACGACATCGAATGAAGGCATAGGTCCTCTCCTTGCAAATCTTTCCGTTCTCTCCCTCTTGTAATTAACACAAGACAAATTTCAGAAGCCACTGGAAATAGCTAAATTATCGGCATCCGATAATCCGTAGCACTACATCCTCGCTGAAACAGGTAAAAAAACTGTCGGTTGTCCCACTTGTAATGAGAAACTGAATCCCACTTGCGCTGGATCGTTAAACAGAACATGACTTATTTCCTCTATTGAGGATGGTGGTCTGCCATCTGAGAGTAGCACCTCAAGATCGTTCACCGCTCCTTCAGATAACCGTTCTGAGAAGAGCAAGACTCTATCGCCCGGCTCAACAGGCACGTTGGCAATATCAACAGAAACGAGAGAGTTTGTTCCGAGGTAATTCTCGGTGGGTACTTGCTCTAAACTTTTTTCTGCCTCAAAAAAAGGAAATAAACTCCCCTCCCGCAGAAGGTACGCAGGGCCACTTCCAACTCTGCCGACACAGAAAGAAGCGCCCCCATCAGAATTCGGAATATAAACAAGCGACATGAACACCGCCGCCAATCGTCCTCCCGCAGCCAAGCTGTGTCCAAATTGATACACACTTCGATTCGCCTCTCGGAAGGCATTTTCTATCGCGGCAACACTCGAATCCTCTCTGCTTTTTGTGGGAGCATTCCGCGTAAAATAATCCAATAATGCTTGAGAGAAATGTGCCAAAGCAAGGCGACATGCCACCCGACTTCCAATACTCTCATGAGCAGCGCACGAGCCCGCCATAACGGTACACCCAGGTTCTCCGACAGGATTGAAAAATACATAGCTCGAACTCTCTAGCGATCTTTCTGGCCCCCGAAAAACAAGGCACTCTGTATGTGAAGAAATCATACTGGTGAGTATACACCATTCCTGCCCCAAATTGGCGAGATATCATTTTGTGGTCACAGAGGAAATCTTCGGAAAATCCTATCGAAACATCGACCGAGCTCGCTCTATTGCCTCTAGCAGACGGTCAACGTCTGCTCTTACCGAGTACAAACCAAAACTCAACCGCGTCGTAGCTGGCAAACCGAGCGATTTCATCGCCGGCATGACACAGTGATGCCCAGCCCGCACTTGTACGCCATGAGAGTCGGCAATGGTTGCCATGTCGTGAGGATGCACTTCGTCGACGAGAAATGAAATGATGGCTCCTTGATCGCGCTCCAGAGGACCAACTAAACGCACCCCGTCGCACTGACGCATTCGTTCTACTGCGTACTCATATAAAGCCTGCTCCGCCTCAACCACGGCGTGCTTACTATTAAGCTCTGTCAGCTTCTCAAGGGTAGCGATAAAACTTATCACCTCTGCTATCGGCGGGGTGCCTGCTTCAAAGCGCGCAGGGATATCAGCCCACGTGGTGAACTCCGAGGTGACCTCTCCTATCATTCCGCCACCAAAGGTGCTTGGGGAAAGCTCTTCAAGCAACTCTCCTCTTCCAATTAAAACACCGAGTCCCGTCGGCCCATAAAGCTTATGTGCTGAAAAAAACACGAAGTCTGCGTCCATCGCACCGACATCGATTCCTCCATGGACAACACTCTGGGTCACATCAACCACTGATATACAGCCCACCTTCTTGCACTCAGCTACAAGCTCATTCACTGGCGTAATCGTCCCAAAGGCATTAGACATCGCTGTAAACGCTGCAATACGTGGACGTTCATTGTTCAAACGATTGGCAAAGTCTGAAATATCAATCTCGGCATTTGCATTGATGCCGACCACAGAAAAGCGACTCTTCGTTTTGCGCGCTAATTGTTGCCACGGAACGAAATTACTATGGTGCTCAAGGCACGTGGTAAGAATTGTGTTGTTCTCATCGATAAGACTCTCTTCCAGGCCACGAGCCACCACGTTTGCACTCTCAGTTGCTCCAGAGGTAAAAATCACCTCATATGATGATGGGACATTACAAAAGGAGCGAATCACATCTCGCCCCAAACTATAATTCTCCGATGCAGTCACACTCAGTCCGTACGCCCCACGATGGACGTTGGAATGTTCAGATGACAGGTAGCTGGTCAGTCGCTCAATACACGCATCGAGCTTAAGGGCGGAAGCAGCGGAATCAAGATAAGCGGAGTCCACTCCTCTCGCTGAGGAAAAGAACGGAAAGTGCTCTCTCATGAGATAGCCCAGCTCTTCTCCCGTCGAGTGCTGAGCCAATGCCGAAGATTTATTGCGCATTTTTATGGACTTACTCCTGTAAACTCCTAGCGAATTATCCCTCTATTCGCCACCGATAAGCAAATTCCCATTTAAAATATACAGAGATGCCGTAGTAAATCGCTAAATCTTCGATTTTATTATCGCGCTTGCCTGTAGGTCCTTAGCGGTATTCAATAGTTACGATGAGTAAACAACAAAATACAACAAGGATTCTTATCAGCGGGCTACTGGTCTTGGTGGTCGCTTATGGCATCCTTCTATCGCTCAGAAACACCTCAGAGAAAGTACGCGCAATAACTCTCGACGAATATCAAGCAGCCCTAAAGGAGAGTAAGTTCTCAAAGGCACAACTCATGACGGAAGAGTATGCAACCTTGTTCCGTGCTACAGACCTCTTAGCCATTCCACCGTTCCAGCGAAGACAGGTCGATCAACTCGAGCGTGAGCGGTTGATGCTTGAACAAATCGGCACGCTACTCGAGGCTCTTCAACAAAAACCTATTGATAGCACTACCGTAGAGCCATTAATCCTTGTCCTTGCACAGAACTCTGAGAACACCGATCTCAGTCCACTGGTAAAGGAGATGTATCCGCTCCAAGAAAAGCTCCTACTCTATGAAAATGAGCTCAAACAGAACACACAGACTGAAGAAGGCATCTGGAGCAGAATAACGTTATTAAAAAATGACTTCCGAGAGCTGCTCCAGCTCCCAATTCCAACCGAGGAACAGGAGGAGTCAATCGAACTCTACCGAAAAGGTTTTCTGAGTGGACTTCCTATTGTGCCCGAGCTTGAGACTCCACCAGAAACCTCAAGAGAGCTCGCTGACAGATTAAACGCTCTTCAGGTCCCCCTTCCGTCGCTGACGGCACAAGAATTTAATCAGCGACTTTCAAACCTAAGGATATCACTCTCGCAGACAATTCAGGAGCTTGATAGAAACAACGAACGGAACGAAGAACTCTCGGAAGCATTAAAAAATCTCGGGAGTTCGCTTGCGACACACTACCAGGATATCCGGGAACAACTCCTTATGAACACTCTTACCCTAAACAAAGACTCCTCCATGCCCTAATTCACTCCTTGAAAAACGGATAAAAACTCACGGCGTCTTGTAAATCAACCACGGAAAGGATAAGAAAAGCCTATAAAGTGTAGTCTCATACTCTGAGTAAATCTGCGGAATAAACATGTTTGACACTCTCCTGAGCTCAGCTTTCTCTAAGCTCGCCTCTGCAACCTTCATGATTGCGGTTGCCATACACTCTGCCGCTCTCGCTGATATCAATTCATCTGATCAGTGGCTGCAAGAACGCCCAGACGGGCACGCTCCGATCGGAGTTATGGGAGACCACACTCATACTGAAGGTGAGTTCATGTTCTCATACCGGTATATGGCAATGGACATGGAAGGAAACCGCAGTGGAAAAAGCAGAGTAAGCCCATCAGAAGTGCTTCAAGACTACATGGTTTCGCCAACTCGAATGGAAATGAAAATGCATATGTTTGGTGGAATGTATGCTCCTTCAGACACTATCACTCTCATGGCAATGCTTCCTCTTCTTGAACTTTCCATGGATCACGTAACCCGAATGGGCTCTGAATTCTCTACGAGAACATCTGGATTGGGAGATATTCAAATCAGTGCGCTTTGGAAGATTGTTGAAGAACGCTCGCACCAAGTACACATCAATGCCGGAATAAGTCTTCCGACTGGAAACATCAAAGAACGTGGAAACACTCCTGCTGGAGCCGATATGAAGCTCCCCTATCCAATGCAGCTAGGTTCTGGGACTTTCGACCTCCGCCCAGGAATCACGTACAACGGCAAAACGACGAGAGTATCATGGGGAGCACAAAGTCTTGGAACCTTACGGCTTGGAGAGAATGGAGAGGACTATACTCTTGGAGACCGCATTGAAGCTTCAGTATGGGGAGCAGTTCTCTTGAGCGACTGGTTAAGCGGCTCATTACGAGGTCGATGGCACAGTTGGGATGATATTAGCGGAAATGACAGCGAACTGAATCCAATGATGGTGCCAACTGCCGTCCCAACTCTTCGGGGTGGTGAGATCTATGAGCTCGGACTTGGATTTAACCTCCTTGTTCCAAATGGGTCACTAGAAGGACTACGATTAGCCTTTGAAGTACTCTACCCCATAGACCAACACTTAGACGGGCCTCAGCTCGAGACCGATCTTACCTATACTTTCGGTATCCAAAGGTCTTTTTAAGGGTAATCCCCAGCCTCTTTATTGCCTTAGTCGAACCTCGCATCATGAGCCGCCTCTCTATGCGCTCCTTTGCCAACCCGTGAAGAAAACGACTCTACACCGCTTAAAATGAGTCTCAGGCTGGTGCGAGATGGGATTCTTTGTCTTTTTTGTCATGTTTCATCGAGATAAGACCTTCTAACTATTTGATTATACATAGCTAAAAGTTTTTTTTCTCTGGTGTATTTTTTCGTTGACTAGCTAGTGAGCACCCTGTAGCTTCTCGGGTCTGCGATGCGCACCGCTTGCAGCACATTTGGGGGTCAAAGCGAACAAAGTGTTTAGCTTCTTCTCTTCCAAAGATTGCTGATAGCGTCGTGTTAAATCAATAGGTTAGCTCTCTTAAAGAAGTTCGATGGCAGCTCTTTAAGAAGACGACAAAGCTGGTTTACTGGATTAGCGGGCTGGTTGTGTTAATGGGCTGGTTGGAATGACTGGTGTCATATTCGGCGAGACTGAAGGCAGCGAAACTTTCTACTGTTCGATTTTAAAGGTCAGATGTTGAGCAACGGAAGGAGCTCGGCTCTTGAAGGGATGCGTCCCTGGAGAAGGGGGTCGCACTTAAGGGTGGCGCAGTAAAGGGAATTAACGATAAACTGTTGGCGGTCTCCAATTTCGGTAGACCAGCTAGATTCTAAAAACTTAGAATTCGGCAGGCCGAAAGATTTTAAAAACGTGTGGGAAGCTTCAGGTACAAATTCTTGAAAGCCTCCCATCGGTAGTGAGCTTGTGAATACAGCTTGGCTTGCACTGAAGGCATTTGAACAGGCTGGCACGAGAAAGAAAAGAATGAAGAAAAAGAAGTCACAGAAAGGGATGTCACCCCACCTGATGGGAACGAGCCAAAGCGCTCGTACCACTCGTGTTGTGCCAGCTCCAAGTATGGCTGCTCGCCGTCACGGGGGCGCAGCTCTCTGTCTCTTCTCACATGCAACCTCTTCTCGCTCCTTCTCGTCAACACGCTCCTTCTCTTCAACAAAGGCACTCTCTGAAAAAGCAGAGCAAGCGCAAACAAACAAATCTCATAACTCCACATCATTAACATCAGCAGGCAGACACCTATCGGACAACACGACACTTTCGTTAGTTGGTCCTGAAAGAGCAGCTGCTGAGTTCATGGGTGTAGGAGCAAGGGAAGAAATCAGGAGGAACGATCCTCCTGGATTGAGTCCAACAGTATTGTGGGGCGCTCTCTACGCGGGAGACTCCAGACTGCGGGGCAAAAGATTCAATTCGTTTTGGATTACCGAAACCGGCCCGAGGAACTTTCTTAACTAACAACGCAGGTAAAAAAGAGCAGATAGAAACGCTCTTCACGAGTGTCAAACAGCACTGCGCTTGCGAAAAAGTTAAGAATGACTCCAAAGAGACGGCAGAGGCAAATAGGAATTTTTACTTAATAAGGAAAAAACACTATGAAATTTTGGTCAAATGCAGATACACCGAGCGAAAATACTCAAGTTCCAGAGCGTCGACTCCTCGCTGCAGTTCTTCAAAGAGCCATCACCGATTACCTCACAGGGGACGGAGATCTTCGGGATAGCGCTGAAGCATGGCTTATCCATGACTTACCAGAAGATGCGCCCCTCTCATTTAAATTTATTTGTGAAGCACTCGATTTAGACTATCCAAGCCTCAAGGAAGCTATTCGCTCTCAAGGCTCAACAGATACGAACTCAGACGTCAGTTCAATCTGCCAACAAGCAGCTAACTAACTGTTTGATCTAGGTTCAGTAGTCTATTTCCTTAGGGACATAGACCAAAAATCGATTAAAAACGCACTGAATGAGCTCGCTCTTCAGTGCGTTTTTCTTTCTTCACAGAGAGCATCCAACCGAAGAATTCAGAGACCATCTCTCTCTTATCTTCTCCCCACCGAATGAACTTTCGGAAACGTATCAGCAAAATAACCGCGAAACAGGTCAACTTTTGGCGAAAAAGTGCCGATGATCCATTGGGGTGAAAGAGCTATCTTTCGCCCTTTTTGTATGGGTGATAATCTGAAAATCGCAGACGGTTCATCCAACATTTACGTTAAGTCTAGAGGTGGTATCGAGGAGGCCAAACCCCTTATGAATCCTTCATCATCAAAAGGAAATCGACCAGAACTTTGGGCCAAGTTTCTCGATCACCTAGATGAAAAGCTTCAGCTTGGACTCCTAGACCAAATGAAGAGAGTGCAATCATATCATTTCGAAGCAGACATTCTCTATATTCAACCATCATCCGAATCGGACTATGAATACTTGAAAGGAAGTTCCCACTTTCAGCAACTTGAGATCCTCGCTCAAGCCGCATTGCAGGTCGATCGAGTGAAGCTCACTCATCCTGATGATGAGGCAAAGTAGCCACTGTCTGAACTTCTTTAGTAGCTACCTTCTGGGAGATGGTGTCTTTGATTCTTGATTTTTTATTACTCCATCAGGAAGAAGAGATATAAAACACATTAGACTCTGCTCTCTTGCGAGAAACATTTTCTCTCATGCGATGTTCACTGACCTTTAAGTACTACGCCGCACTCGCTTCCACTCAAACGACTGGCTGCTCGCCGCATTCGTCAGCCCTGTGCGTAGGTACTCCGCATTTATTCCTAATCCCTCACACACATTATTAAAGGAAAAAATATACTCATGGTCTTCACGCGACACCCAACGAACCGCCTCTTCGTACTTCTTCTGGTCTCTATCCGTATCCGCACAAATAAAGTTCATATAGGCCTGTATTCCATCAAATAGAATCGCGGACATCAGTGTTCGCTCAGGGCCCCGTGCCGTGCCAGCCTCTTCATCAAACCCCTCAGAGAAATGAAGTGAAGTTGCTGCAGACGTGTCATAGCCAAACTCTAAGGGATGGGACCAAGTACTCATATCCTCCTCCTGTAGATCTATTAAAATACAAGCTCTCTACCGTTAATGATGGAAAACTAAGGCAAACGATGCGCAAGGACTAACAAAAGATATAGAATGCAGTCAGATACATGATAAAAATGATTGCTCAATACAGAAAAAAACAGTGCTGAACGCTCGGTGTAGCCTGTCTTATACGTGGCTTGGAGCAGGAGACGTTCGAAACATCATCAGTCGATAGAGAGCCAAAAGAGAAATCACAGTGACCGAGACAACTCCAAACACTTGACTGACCTCGAAGAGACCGAAAGCAGAAGTCAAGACTCCCCCCAATACGAGAAGCACTGCAAGAATCGCCACCACAGCTCTCATCCAGTAAAAAAGCCGTGATAAGACTATCAGACGCCTTACCGGAGAGATCCGTCTGTTCACCAACAAAATGCCTGGAAAGGAGACGTTCCACAATGTTTCACGAAACCACGTCATCGCAAGTACCGGCGCTTGCTCATCATGCTCTTCACCCGATTGATGGAGTCCGCAATCTTCAGAGAACTGTCCCTCCTCTGGTGAAAGTAAGACGTAGAGGGTGTCTTCTTCCCCCTCCTCTCGCTTTGATTCACTCACTTCGGAATCGCGGATATCCACTAACTCAAATCCAAGAGTCTCTCCAAGCTCGTCTAACTCGACAGGGTCTACATCAATACCCTCTAAAATTGGTCTGATGTGCTGCTTTCGAAGCGCCTGGATGAGCTTTGGCATCTCTGCGAAAAAAGGAGGCTCTATAAGAAAGGAACCTACTACTTCATTC of bacterium contains these proteins:
- a CDS encoding YajQ family cyclic di-GMP-binding protein encodes the protein MPSFDVVSEADQHEVRNAVDQAVREMQTRYDFKGSKASLSLNELEITMLADDQMRLKAVVEILKLKLAKRNVSLKLLDFEEAKPAGGDMLRQIVRVKNGLKDEELRKMVKLIKSKKMKVQSQIQGEQLRVTGKKRDDLQSVMAVLREEAPDLELQFTNFRD
- a CDS encoding transporter, which codes for MFDTLLSSAFSKLASATFMIAVAIHSAALADINSSDQWLQERPDGHAPIGVMGDHTHTEGEFMFSYRYMAMDMEGNRSGKSRVSPSEVLQDYMVSPTRMEMKMHMFGGMYAPSDTITLMAMLPLLELSMDHVTRMGSEFSTRTSGLGDIQISALWKIVEERSHQVHINAGISLPTGNIKERGNTPAGADMKLPYPMQLGSGTFDLRPGITYNGKTTRVSWGAQSLGTLRLGENGEDYTLGDRIEASVWGAVLLSDWLSGSLRGRWHSWDDISGNDSELNPMMVPTAVPTLRGGEIYELGLGFNLLVPNGSLEGLRLAFEVLYPIDQHLDGPQLETDLTYTFGIQRSF
- a CDS encoding thymidylate synthase, with product MDQYLTLVRDVLDNGAPDEGGFRTDRTGVGTYSVFGRQLRFLMADGFPMVTTKKLHLRSIIIELLWFLKGSTNTKWLNERGVTIWDEWADESGELGPIYGKLWRRWEGPDGEVDQITNLIQRLKEDPYSRRHLVVAYNPADQPKVSPQGCHSLMQFYVKGDRLSLQLYQRSADLMLGVPFNIASYSLLLMMVAQVTNLVPYEFIHTFGDVHIYSNHVEGAREQINREPLPLPRVTLNPEVRDIFEFEYEDISIEGYEAHPHIKFKIAV
- a CDS encoding aminotransferase class V-fold PLP-dependent enzyme, with protein sequence MRNKSSALAQHSTGEELGYLMREHFPFFSSARGVDSAYLDSAASALKLDACIERLTSYLSSEHSNVHRGAYGLSVTASENYSLGRDVIRSFCNVPSSYEVIFTSGATESANVVARGLEESLIDENNTILTTCLEHHSNFVPWQQLARKTKSRFSVVGINANAEIDISDFANRLNNERPRIAAFTAMSNAFGTITPVNELVAECKKVGCISVVDVTQSVVHGGIDVGAMDADFVFFSAHKLYGPTGLGVLIGRGELLEELSPSTFGGGMIGEVTSEFTTWADIPARFEAGTPPIAEVISFIATLEKLTELNSKHAVVEAEQALYEYAVERMRQCDGVRLVGPLERDQGAIISFLVDEVHPHDMATIADSHGVQVRAGHHCVMPAMKSLGLPATTRLSFGLYSVRADVDRLLEAIERARSMFR
- a CDS encoding thioredoxin domain-containing protein; protein product: MNDNLNKLGTEVSPYLLQHANNPIWWFPWGEEAFASARQRDLPVFLSIGYSTCYWCHVMEQECFEHQEVADALNGKFISIKVDREERPDIDQIYMDALVGMTGHGGWPMSVFLTGDRRPFWAGTYIAREQFIPLLKEVSSRWQSDREKIEAAADRVTSAIQFETAPSATARTEPLQAARRSVEESLKRYDSVWGGFGQAPKFPSARLLDVYADFYRLTGEEEARGALECSLERMAAGGLYDHLGGGFARYSVDAEWKVPHFEKMLYDNALLATTYLKAGRVLDRDDFLEVARETLEYLETEMRDAACGAYYAAEDAGEVGREGEFYLWDYDALKHALTADEFLGLSQRFEILPEGNFEGRTVLFLQKFSPWKSRFPFSSKATLQRLRSYRERPHRDTKILTAWNGLLLTALVEAAFVLNEPIYKKRAQELGSFLIDLGGDADELCTSSAKGERRGGVGCLEDYAFVISALIELFELTGQPKWLLKARNFQKKQDELFWSEKEGLYRFSVAADLIVERYPLFDGPIPSGNAASISNLHRLSLYFWDETLRLKRERLQEGYQRVFERAPSAAPTAVMAGLSVSNGKELVVMAASEDDRTEVVREFAPFRAQLSIFAVLSHGEDYALIPALKELATGESDSSIFYLCEDGRCLTPSHDLGEIRAKLEEE